From the genome of Sphingomonas sp. HMP6, one region includes:
- a CDS encoding putative quinol monooxygenase yields the protein MALTYLARISLKSGDFDAAQSAVAAIVTQTQAEEGCERFDPHPAADGSPTLYIYERWHDRAAFDFHHAQPYTRAVFKQYEDWLAEPVHMTELGDGLA from the coding sequence ATGGCGTTGACGTACCTTGCACGGATCAGCCTGAAGTCGGGCGATTTCGACGCGGCACAATCTGCCGTCGCCGCAATCGTCACGCAGACGCAGGCGGAAGAAGGGTGCGAGCGGTTCGATCCGCATCCTGCGGCGGACGGATCGCCAACGCTGTACATCTACGAACGCTGGCACGACCGTGCCGCGTTCGATTTTCACCACGCGCAACCCTACACGCGCGCGGTGTTCAAACAGTATGAGGATTGGCTCGCCGAGCCCGTCCACATGACCGAACTCGGGGACGGATTGGCGTAA
- a CDS encoding F0F1 ATP synthase subunit gamma — translation MASLKALKIRIGSVKSTQKITKAMKMVAAAKLRRAQEAAVAGRPYAERLEAVMASLASKVSVSESSPKLLAGTGKDQTHLIIIATSERGLAGAFNSNIVRAARRKAEELEAHGKTVKFYVAGKKGRVIKRFFPNQIAADHEMSHIKTVAFADARAIADDVIARFEAGEFDIAHLFYARFQSALVQEATGRQIIPVAIDLNAAPVSDGGAAVEYEPDEETILAELLPRNVAIQVFRALLENAASEQGSRMTAMDNATRNAGDMINRLTIQYNRSRQAAITTELVEIISGAEALK, via the coding sequence ATGGCAAGCCTTAAAGCCCTCAAGATCCGCATCGGCTCGGTGAAGTCGACGCAGAAGATCACCAAGGCGATGAAGATGGTCGCCGCTGCAAAACTGCGCCGTGCGCAGGAGGCCGCGGTCGCCGGGCGTCCCTATGCCGAACGGCTCGAAGCCGTGATGGCGAGCCTCGCGTCGAAAGTGTCGGTTAGCGAATCCTCGCCCAAGCTGCTCGCGGGCACCGGCAAGGACCAGACGCACCTCATCATCATCGCGACCTCCGAGCGCGGTCTCGCTGGCGCGTTCAACTCGAACATCGTTCGCGCCGCCCGCCGCAAGGCCGAGGAGCTCGAAGCGCACGGCAAGACCGTGAAATTCTACGTGGCCGGCAAGAAGGGCCGCGTGATCAAGCGCTTCTTCCCCAACCAGATCGCCGCCGATCATGAGATGAGCCACATCAAGACCGTCGCTTTCGCCGATGCGCGCGCGATCGCCGACGATGTGATCGCCCGGTTCGAGGCAGGCGAGTTCGATATCGCCCACCTGTTCTACGCCCGCTTCCAGTCGGCACTGGTGCAGGAAGCCACCGGTCGCCAGATCATCCCGGTTGCGATCGACCTCAACGCCGCCCCCGTCTCCGACGGCGGCGCAGCGGTGGAATACGAACCCGATGAGGAAACGATCCTCGCCGAGCTGCTGCCGCGCAACGTCGCGATCCAGGTGTTCCGCGCGTTGCTCGAAAACGCCGCGTCGGAGCAGGGCAGCCGCATGACCGCGATGGACAATGCCACGCGCAATGCCGGCGACATGATCAACCGCCTGACGATCCAGTACAATCGCAGCCGCCAGGCTGCGATCACCACCGAACTGGTCGAGATCATCTCGGGTGCCGAGGCGCTCAAGTAA